In Pseudothermotoga hypogea DSM 11164 = NBRC 106472, the following are encoded in one genomic region:
- a CDS encoding homocysteine S-methyltransferase family protein, which yields MRRDEFLKLLEKRVLFLDGAYGTELFKRGFRGKLVEVLNLENPEMVRELQCDYTGAGADILLTNTFSANRMKLTQYGLAEFIEQINAKAVEIAKSACKTDQLVFGDMSSTGTFVKPLGEIDFDEVYTIFKEQAQILIDSGVNGIIIETMSDLKELKAAVLAVRDVSRDIPLIVSMTFEEDGKSVTGTSVEIFATVMNDLDVDVVGINCTLEPKQMLSVFSKLAKYSKKPLCVEPNAGKPMLVGNRLVYRTSPEEFAIYMRDFVELGANIVGGCCGTGPEHIKLMRNYIGERTPVQRAVTKEQFIASRTVLKPTEPFLIIGERINATGKKKLQEEIRQMNFSHLVKLAQEQEQEGCAAIDVNLGLEKVLSEEHFRGVINELDRYASLPLSIDVQTLNFLEICFREYVGRAVLNSATCDEKHLLPRIELIKRYGGMLIVLCMEKDIPEHSEERVKLAKKAVEILKAEGIELERVFFDPLVLPIGAKKDHRVTVETVRKLKELGLKTSIGLSNLSFGLPERESVNAAFLSLCVDAGLSAAILNSKEQTTMNVLRGALTLKGEQLVQIDQIEEEPLVQYILKGQREQVMNLVQEMLKYREPLDVSQNVLAKAMERVGQLYATGKIYLPHLLLAAETVQPVFDHLNSLIATGKNRLGKVLLATVQDDIHDIGKKIVATVLRSGGFEVVDLGKNVPAERVLEAVKELKPNIVGLSAMMTTTVGYVKETADLLKKNGVEVFVIAGGASMNQQLAQQFGVYYARDALEALKLCKELLGGEKA from the coding sequence ATGAGAAGAGATGAATTTCTGAAGCTTCTCGAAAAACGGGTGCTCTTTCTCGACGGAGCATACGGAACAGAATTGTTCAAGAGGGGCTTTCGGGGAAAGTTGGTCGAGGTTTTGAATCTGGAAAACCCCGAGATGGTCAGAGAACTTCAGTGTGACTACACGGGTGCGGGAGCGGACATACTGCTGACGAACACGTTCAGTGCAAACAGAATGAAGCTGACTCAGTATGGACTTGCCGAGTTCATTGAACAAATCAACGCGAAGGCTGTGGAGATAGCAAAGTCCGCGTGCAAGACTGACCAACTCGTCTTCGGTGATATGTCTTCCACTGGAACATTCGTCAAACCCCTTGGGGAGATAGATTTCGATGAAGTTTACACAATTTTCAAAGAACAAGCGCAAATTTTGATCGATTCTGGTGTGAACGGAATCATAATCGAGACGATGAGTGACTTGAAAGAACTCAAGGCGGCTGTGCTTGCGGTGCGTGACGTTTCACGAGACATTCCACTGATCGTTTCGATGACCTTCGAAGAAGACGGTAAATCGGTGACGGGAACGTCTGTGGAAATCTTTGCCACAGTCATGAACGATCTCGATGTGGATGTGGTTGGTATCAACTGCACGTTGGAACCAAAACAGATGCTTTCAGTCTTTTCGAAGCTTGCGAAGTACAGCAAAAAACCTCTCTGCGTGGAACCGAACGCGGGAAAACCCATGCTTGTCGGCAACAGGCTTGTTTACAGAACCAGTCCTGAGGAGTTCGCCATTTACATGAGAGATTTCGTCGAGTTAGGCGCAAATATCGTCGGCGGTTGTTGCGGAACGGGCCCAGAGCACATAAAGCTGATGAGAAACTACATAGGAGAGAGAACTCCCGTACAGAGAGCCGTGACAAAAGAGCAGTTCATCGCTTCGAGAACTGTTTTGAAGCCAACCGAACCATTTCTGATCATTGGAGAACGCATCAACGCCACGGGAAAGAAAAAGCTTCAGGAAGAGATAAGGCAGATGAACTTTTCACATTTGGTCAAGCTCGCGCAGGAGCAGGAACAAGAAGGCTGTGCTGCCATAGACGTGAATTTGGGCCTTGAGAAAGTACTCAGCGAAGAGCATTTCCGAGGTGTGATCAACGAACTGGACAGATATGCGAGCTTACCGCTCTCGATAGATGTTCAAACACTCAATTTTCTCGAAATCTGCTTCAGAGAGTACGTAGGCAGAGCTGTTCTGAATTCGGCAACATGCGACGAGAAACACTTGCTTCCACGAATCGAGTTGATAAAGCGCTATGGTGGTATGCTGATCGTGCTGTGCATGGAGAAAGACATACCGGAACACAGTGAGGAGAGAGTGAAACTCGCAAAGAAGGCTGTGGAGATTTTGAAGGCGGAAGGAATCGAGCTGGAAAGGGTCTTCTTCGATCCGCTCGTTCTCCCAATCGGCGCCAAGAAGGACCATCGCGTCACGGTGGAAACTGTCAGGAAGCTCAAAGAGCTGGGGTTGAAGACTTCCATAGGCCTTTCAAACCTGAGTTTCGGCTTACCAGAGCGAGAAAGCGTCAACGCGGCTTTTCTTTCACTCTGCGTGGATGCGGGTTTGAGTGCGGCCATCCTGAACAGCAAAGAGCAGACGACCATGAACGTGTTAAGAGGTGCGCTCACGCTGAAAGGTGAGCAGTTGGTGCAAATCGACCAGATCGAAGAGGAACCCTTGGTACAGTACATACTCAAGGGACAGCGCGAGCAAGTAATGAACCTGGTTCAAGAAATGTTGAAATATCGTGAACCGCTCGATGTGAGCCAGAACGTGCTGGCAAAAGCAATGGAGCGTGTTGGGCAACTCTACGCCACGGGCAAGATCTATTTACCACATCTGTTACTCGCTGCCGAGACGGTACAACCAGTGTTCGATCATCTGAACAGCTTGATTGCAACCGGTAAGAACAGGCTTGGAAAGGTGCTCCTGGCAACTGTTCAGGATGACATACACGACATAGGAAAGAAGATCGTCGCGACAGTCCTGAGGAGTGGGGGTTTCGAAGTCGTGGATCTTGGAAAGAACGTGCCGGCCGAAAGAGTTCTGGAAGCCGTGAAAGAGCTCAAACCCAACATAGTCGGCCTTTCGGCGATGATGACTACAACGGTGGGGTACGTGAAAGAAACGGCAGACCTGTTGAAAAAGAACGGTGTAGAAGTTTTCGTGATCGCTGGTGGGGCTTCGATGAACCAGCAGCTGGCACAGCAGTTCGGAGTTTATTACGCAAGAGATGCGCTCGAGGCACTCAAATTGTGTAAAGAGTTGCTCGGAGGTGAGAAAGCTTGA
- a CDS encoding methionine synthase: MVELYVPKIEEYMPDKVVFLARMRARYKNIVGETDLLVRFNELFLQGLKISRPIVHHRVCLIEELPSALIPDSFSGVKQVSLFLSTLGKDIDELINSLLEEGKTHDATVLDAWASEALEALNEAFDRRLRERFGDGTMRFSPGYGNVDVRWNKYIVELLNVEGIEVLSSGIMLPRKTTTCMIGWYDEKR; the protein is encoded by the coding sequence TTGGTCGAACTCTACGTTCCTAAGATCGAAGAGTACATGCCAGACAAGGTGGTATTCCTCGCGCGAATGAGGGCGCGCTACAAAAACATCGTTGGCGAGACGGATTTGCTCGTACGTTTCAACGAACTCTTCCTCCAAGGGCTGAAGATCTCAAGACCGATCGTTCACCATCGCGTTTGCCTCATCGAAGAACTCCCCAGCGCTTTGATACCCGACTCCTTCAGCGGTGTGAAGCAAGTCAGCCTCTTTCTCTCTACCCTGGGAAAAGACATAGACGAACTGATAAATTCACTCCTCGAAGAGGGTAAAACTCACGATGCAACCGTGCTCGACGCGTGGGCTTCAGAAGCGCTCGAGGCACTGAACGAAGCTTTCGATAGAAGGTTGAGAGAAAGATTCGGCGATGGAACGATGCGCTTCTCTCCAGGTTATGGCAACGTTGATGTGCGTTGGAACAAGTACATCGTGGAACTTCTGAACGTTGAAGGTATCGAAGTGCTGAGCAGTGGGATCATGCTTCCTCGAAAAACAACGACGTGCATGATAGGGTGGTACGATGAGAAGAGATGA
- a CDS encoding alpha/beta hydrolase family protein yields MKRRFLWVLLFVLGTFVVAQSSGNVHGTTSYDPFAYTQHPLGTVWGDPLPDAPALAARGKFMVGVRTLQLFNPNQIDVINTLTSDSTIVYDRPLIVEVWYPAILEPGQVQLTIYTDFLGRSDKPGSLRPYTFLGRATRDARPNTTDGPYPLVVVSHGYPGSRYLLAYLCENLASKGYVVASIDHTDSTYRDVASFVSTVVNRSLDQRFVAREILKMPIWKDLCDPNAVGIIGYSMGAFGALRTLGAGLEENDIVKRYFGRFTPMIVAKPSDEPDPLFKAAVLFAPWGGAVGTSPTGVWNKESLAKINVPTLWIAGSQDDVAGYRGIVNLFESAVNSKRYLLTYLNALHNVAPHPAPPIAKEFDDYYRFADPVWDIWRINNINQHFVTAFFDYYLKRDENAKTYLEVTPTSWPGFKPRTTVGLEFLTVDPRE; encoded by the coding sequence GTGAAAAGGAGATTTCTTTGGGTGTTACTCTTTGTTCTTGGCACGTTTGTGGTTGCTCAGAGTTCCGGTAACGTTCACGGTACGACCTCTTATGATCCTTTCGCCTACACTCAGCACCCACTGGGAACGGTATGGGGTGATCCCTTACCGGACGCACCAGCACTCGCAGCGAGGGGGAAGTTCATGGTAGGTGTGCGAACGCTTCAGCTGTTCAATCCCAACCAAATCGACGTGATCAACACTCTCACCAGCGATTCGACGATCGTCTATGACAGACCACTCATCGTTGAAGTGTGGTACCCCGCGATCCTTGAACCTGGACAAGTTCAGTTGACGATCTACACAGATTTCCTTGGTCGGTCCGATAAGCCTGGCTCGTTGAGACCGTACACGTTCTTGGGACGGGCGACGCGAGACGCGCGTCCAAACACCACGGATGGTCCCTATCCACTCGTGGTGGTCTCGCACGGCTATCCAGGTTCACGCTATCTACTCGCGTATCTCTGTGAGAACCTCGCTTCCAAGGGATACGTTGTGGCTTCGATCGATCACACCGATTCGACTTACAGGGACGTTGCAAGTTTTGTCAGCACGGTCGTCAATAGATCTCTGGACCAGAGGTTCGTGGCTCGTGAGATACTCAAAATGCCTATCTGGAAGGATCTCTGCGATCCCAACGCTGTGGGTATCATCGGTTACTCGATGGGAGCTTTCGGGGCGTTGAGAACCCTTGGTGCGGGTCTTGAGGAAAACGATATCGTCAAGAGATACTTTGGAAGGTTCACCCCAATGATTGTTGCGAAACCCTCGGATGAACCTGATCCTCTCTTCAAAGCTGCGGTACTGTTCGCCCCCTGGGGAGGTGCTGTCGGGACGAGTCCCACCGGTGTATGGAACAAGGAGTCACTCGCGAAGATAAACGTTCCAACCTTGTGGATCGCAGGTTCTCAAGACGATGTAGCGGGTTACAGAGGTATCGTGAATCTCTTCGAATCCGCCGTTAATTCGAAACGCTATTTGCTCACCTACCTAAACGCCCTGCACAACGTGGCACCACATCCTGCACCACCGATCGCAAAGGAATTCGACGATTATTATCGCTTCGCCGATCCAGTTTGGGACATCTGGAGAATAAACAACATCAACCAACATTTTGTCACTGCATTTTTCGACTATTACCTCAAGCGAGACGAGAATGCCAAAACTTATCTCGAGGTGACACCCACGAGCTGGCCGGGGTTCAAACCAAGAACGACGGTTGGATTGGAGTTTCTAACTGTCGATCCTCGAGAATGA
- the fliE gene encoding flagellar hook-basal body complex protein FliE, whose amino-acid sequence MIDGISGVGPSNVQRLQQDKTLKKAPDFAEILKEAFDKVNQVQKNAEQMASDFALGKISNIHEVIIEAEKATIALRLTTEVRNRIVEAYREIMRMQL is encoded by the coding sequence ATGATAGATGGGATCAGCGGGGTCGGTCCATCCAACGTTCAAAGGCTGCAACAGGATAAGACGTTGAAGAAAGCTCCTGATTTTGCTGAAATACTGAAAGAGGCCTTCGACAAAGTCAACCAGGTTCAGAAGAACGCCGAGCAGATGGCTTCAGATTTTGCGTTGGGTAAGATAAGCAACATCCATGAAGTCATCATCGAGGCGGAGAAGGCCACGATCGCGCTGAGACTCACCACAGAAGTTCGAAACAGGATCGTCGAAGCTTACAGAGAGATCATGCGCATGCAGTTGTGA
- the flgC gene encoding flagellar basal body rod protein FlgC — protein MSEFTIFSVSASGMTAQRLRLDVIASNIANSETTRTERGGPYRRRVPIFAEHLLDKNRTSAVKVVRIEEDPSPFRLVYDPSHPDADENGYVSYPNVNVLREMVDLINAQRSYEANVSAFNVTKSMINSALQIGRG, from the coding sequence ATGAGCGAGTTCACGATATTCAGCGTCAGCGCTTCGGGCATGACGGCTCAACGTCTAAGGCTCGACGTTATTGCGAGCAACATAGCGAATTCTGAGACCACGAGAACGGAGCGTGGAGGACCTTACAGAAGAAGGGTTCCGATCTTCGCCGAGCACCTTTTAGACAAGAATCGTACTTCGGCGGTGAAGGTCGTGCGAATAGAAGAAGATCCTTCACCTTTCAGGCTTGTTTATGATCCGTCGCACCCGGACGCCGATGAGAACGGCTATGTGAGTTATCCCAATGTGAACGTGCTCAGAGAGATGGTGGATCTCATCAACGCTCAGAGATCTTATGAGGCGAACGTTTCGGCTTTCAACGTTACCAAATCGATGATAAACAGTGCGTTGCAGATCGGAAGGGGTTGA
- a CDS encoding homocysteine biosynthesis protein, producing the protein MKSVEEINKRILSGEAVVLTAEEVVKLAKEEGVKRVAEKVDVVTTATFAPMCSSGAFVNFGHTRPPMRMEKIEIEGVEVYGGLAAVDGYIGATQESKHDKSFGGAHIIELLIKGKNLRFKAEGKGTDCYPRKQFEGFINRDMVNDFFMFNPRNAYQNYAAATNSSDRTIYTYMGKLLPRFGNVTYSTSGELSPLLKDPKMFTIGLGTKIFLCGTEGYIVWPGTQFRNDVKLNEHGIPISAARTLAVIGDAKKMNPRYLRAAYFKNYGVTIFIGIGVPIPVLNEEIAYYVSRSNEEITTELRDYGKAGRPVIRLTNYAELRSGWIEIEGKKVKTSPISSLAMAREIAQLLKKWIAEARFTLTVPAKLFDEHRSLKGLEEVKEAEKFDMEEPTCVNCGMCVSVCPYDALKLVNDELSFEKELCTECGLCNDVCPVGVKLPPL; encoded by the coding sequence ATGAAGAGCGTTGAAGAGATCAACAAGAGAATCCTGAGTGGCGAAGCGGTGGTGCTCACCGCGGAAGAGGTCGTGAAGCTCGCAAAGGAAGAGGGCGTCAAGAGAGTGGCTGAAAAGGTCGATGTGGTGACGACAGCCACCTTTGCTCCGATGTGTTCAAGCGGTGCGTTTGTGAACTTCGGTCACACGAGGCCCCCGATGAGGATGGAGAAGATAGAGATCGAAGGCGTGGAGGTCTACGGTGGCTTAGCAGCGGTGGATGGTTACATCGGCGCGACACAGGAGTCGAAGCACGACAAGAGTTTCGGAGGCGCGCACATCATAGAACTTTTGATCAAAGGGAAAAATTTGAGGTTCAAGGCCGAAGGAAAGGGGACAGATTGTTATCCCAGAAAGCAGTTCGAAGGTTTCATAAACAGAGACATGGTGAACGACTTCTTCATGTTCAACCCGAGGAATGCTTACCAGAATTATGCGGCGGCGACGAACAGTTCTGACAGAACTATCTACACTTACATGGGCAAGCTGCTCCCACGTTTTGGCAACGTGACCTATTCCACATCTGGAGAGCTCAGTCCTTTGCTGAAGGATCCAAAGATGTTCACGATCGGTCTCGGAACGAAGATATTCCTCTGTGGCACGGAAGGTTACATCGTCTGGCCCGGTACACAGTTTAGAAACGATGTAAAGTTGAACGAGCACGGTATACCCATTTCTGCCGCAAGAACGCTGGCAGTCATTGGTGATGCGAAAAAGATGAATCCGCGATATTTGAGAGCCGCTTACTTCAAAAACTACGGAGTGACGATCTTCATCGGGATAGGTGTGCCCATTCCTGTGCTGAACGAAGAGATCGCTTATTATGTGAGCAGATCGAACGAAGAAATAACAACGGAGCTCAGAGATTACGGTAAAGCCGGAAGACCTGTCATCAGATTGACGAATTATGCGGAGCTGAGGTCCGGCTGGATTGAGATAGAGGGCAAGAAGGTGAAGACCTCTCCGATCTCGAGTCTTGCGATGGCGAGAGAGATTGCGCAGCTTCTGAAAAAATGGATCGCCGAAGCTCGATTCACGCTTACCGTTCCTGCGAAGTTGTTCGATGAGCATCGCAGCCTGAAAGGGCTCGAGGAAGTGAAAGAAGCCGAAAAATTCGACATGGAAGAACCAACGTGTGTGAACTGCGGCATGTGTGTGAGTGTGTGTCCGTACGATGCGCTGAAGTTGGTGAACGACGAACTCTCTTTCGAAAAAGAGCTGTGCACAGAGTGTGGTCTGTGTAACGATGTGTGCCCTGTCGGGGTGAAATTGCCACCACTATGA
- a CDS encoding L-threonylcarbamoyladenylate synthase, producing MSMILKVDPINPAAEVMKRAAEVIKKGGTVAFPTETVYGLGANCFDKSAVLRIFEIKRRPPDNPLIVHVSSLAQLDLLIDDNVERAEAIIEKFWPGPVTLIFKKKAEVPKEVTGGLETVAVRMPSHPVAKMLIDLSNVPIAAPSANLSGRPSPTNAQHVIEDLYGMVDVIIDAGETPLGLESTVIDLSRDRPTLLRPGPATVEEILRVVPDLYVPDFLFGKGQVERPLSPGMMYRHYAPNKPIILVLDENKLDIVLMKYPDAPIVCPEEMVQNFYGRRIINMGKLSKPYTIAQNLFRVLRSLDTLVADVAIVVGLPERGILFSVMNRLRKAASQVIE from the coding sequence TTGAGCATGATACTGAAGGTCGATCCGATCAATCCGGCTGCAGAGGTGATGAAACGAGCAGCCGAGGTGATAAAGAAAGGAGGAACTGTCGCATTTCCTACCGAGACAGTCTACGGTCTTGGTGCGAACTGTTTCGACAAATCAGCGGTTTTGCGCATATTCGAAATCAAGAGAAGACCGCCGGACAATCCCTTGATCGTGCACGTGTCCAGTTTGGCCCAGCTGGATCTACTCATCGACGACAACGTTGAAAGAGCCGAAGCGATCATCGAAAAATTCTGGCCCGGACCGGTGACGCTCATATTCAAGAAGAAGGCTGAGGTTCCGAAAGAAGTCACCGGAGGTTTGGAAACGGTGGCGGTCAGGATGCCGAGCCATCCCGTGGCGAAGATGCTCATAGACTTGAGCAACGTACCCATCGCCGCACCGAGTGCGAATCTTTCGGGTAGGCCAAGTCCGACGAACGCTCAGCACGTCATAGAAGACCTTTACGGAATGGTAGACGTGATCATCGATGCGGGAGAAACTCCTTTGGGATTAGAATCTACGGTGATAGACCTTTCCAGAGACAGACCAACCCTGCTCAGGCCTGGACCCGCAACGGTTGAGGAAATACTACGGGTAGTTCCCGATCTGTACGTACCGGACTTTTTATTCGGGAAAGGTCAGGTCGAAAGACCTCTGTCACCGGGCATGATGTACAGGCACTACGCACCGAACAAACCGATCATTCTTGTCTTAGACGAGAACAAGTTGGACATCGTGCTGATGAAATATCCCGACGCACCCATAGTGTGTCCCGAAGAGATGGTGCAGAATTTCTACGGCAGAAGGATCATCAACATGGGGAAGCTTTCAAAACCTTACACGATCGCGCAGAACCTCTTCAGGGTTCTCAGGTCCCTCGACACGTTAGTTGCTGACGTTGCCATTGTGGTGGGTTTACCAGAAAGGGGCATACTCTTTTCTGTGATGAACAGGTTGAGGAAGGCTGCGAGTCAGGTGATCGAATAG
- the flgB gene encoding flagellar basal body rod protein FlgB gives MFNTNFQTLKVAMDVSMLRQSVHAQNIANAETPGYKRKYVVFEELLKEASRIRLATTHERHIPSSQSLPRARIELDKQAFYRNDQNGVDVDYEVTQMVANGLRYEVLARLMSKNIEYYNTVLRGV, from the coding sequence ATGTTCAACACGAACTTTCAAACTCTGAAGGTTGCGATGGATGTTTCGATGCTCAGACAGAGCGTTCACGCTCAGAACATAGCGAACGCTGAAACGCCAGGCTACAAAAGAAAGTACGTTGTATTCGAAGAACTGCTCAAGGAAGCCTCGAGGATCAGACTTGCCACAACGCACGAGAGACACATACCCTCGAGCCAATCTCTACCGCGAGCAAGGATCGAATTGGACAAGCAAGCTTTTTACAGGAACGATCAGAACGGTGTCGACGTAGACTACGAGGTCACACAGATGGTCGCCAATGGCTTGAGATACGAGGTGCTCGCCAGACTCATGTCCAAGAACATCGAATACTACAACACCGTTTTGAGAGGTGTATAA
- a CDS encoding aspartate kinase yields MFVVKFGGSNLKNKEDLLKILEVVRMYKMYNKSLIIVISAAYNVTNQLIDAVAKIDRLNVDEFLTSLYERYRSFLGRDDEQLKERVFEIKNVLLGAKLLGEVPVQVQDRIVSHGERCSSLMLTKFLQDHGFNCEEALPELFGLVTDGRFGNATVELETSRKNAISFFERGKNYVVPGFYGLHEGRVTILGRGGSDYTATCLAYCLDAERVDLYKDVSGFMTCDPKHVNNVKPVRSLSYDEAAELSYFGAKILHHATVEPLRKKGIPLYIFNINNFKSIDEPDTIITANGSMTKDVVKSISFTDDIAVIQFKGSNVGRVPGLLGQIASTFGAENVNIKSVITAQTSINVLISRQDLEKSQKIVSRIKIAEVEQIDFKTNISLIAAVGNGILQRHGIAARIFTAVSKEKINVLMISAGASEVTVYFIVNLEDRDRALRAIHEEFFGDERE; encoded by the coding sequence GTGTTCGTTGTCAAGTTCGGTGGTTCGAACTTGAAGAACAAAGAAGACCTTTTGAAGATCTTAGAAGTCGTGAGGATGTACAAGATGTACAACAAGAGTTTGATCATCGTGATCTCCGCCGCTTACAATGTAACGAACCAGTTAATAGACGCCGTTGCTAAGATTGATCGACTGAACGTCGACGAATTCTTGACGTCTCTTTACGAACGTTATCGTTCTTTTCTTGGCAGAGATGATGAACAACTGAAAGAAAGGGTTTTCGAAATCAAGAACGTGCTTCTCGGTGCGAAACTCTTAGGAGAAGTTCCCGTGCAAGTCCAGGACCGTATCGTGAGTCACGGAGAACGATGTTCCTCGCTGATGCTAACCAAGTTTCTGCAAGATCATGGATTTAACTGTGAAGAAGCTCTTCCAGAGCTGTTTGGGCTCGTGACGGACGGAAGATTTGGCAATGCAACTGTCGAATTGGAGACAAGCCGCAAGAACGCGATTTCGTTCTTCGAGCGGGGAAAAAACTACGTGGTTCCGGGTTTTTATGGCCTTCATGAGGGAAGAGTCACGATACTGGGCCGTGGTGGTAGCGACTACACCGCAACCTGTCTTGCGTATTGTCTGGACGCAGAGCGTGTCGATCTGTACAAGGATGTTTCGGGTTTCATGACCTGTGATCCGAAACACGTGAACAACGTCAAACCCGTACGATCTCTCTCCTACGATGAAGCTGCGGAGCTTTCTTATTTCGGAGCGAAGATACTACACCACGCGACCGTTGAACCTCTCAGAAAGAAGGGCATACCACTTTACATATTCAACATAAACAACTTCAAAAGCATCGATGAGCCTGACACGATAATAACAGCGAACGGTTCGATGACAAAAGACGTGGTGAAAAGTATCTCCTTCACCGACGACATCGCCGTCATACAGTTCAAAGGTTCTAACGTGGGTCGTGTGCCCGGCCTGCTCGGACAGATAGCCTCCACCTTCGGTGCAGAGAACGTGAACATAAAATCAGTGATCACGGCTCAGACGAGTATAAACGTGCTCATCTCTCGTCAGGATCTGGAAAAATCTCAAAAAATCGTTTCAAGAATCAAGATTGCTGAAGTCGAACAGATCGATTTCAAGACCAACATCTCGCTGATCGCGGCCGTTGGGAACGGTATCCTTCAGAGACACGGCATTGCGGCGAGGATTTTCACGGCCGTTTCAAAGGAAAAGATCAACGTGCTGATGATCTCCGCTGGCGCTTCAGAGGTAACAGTCTACTTCATCGTAAACCTTGAGGACCGAGACAGGGCCTTGAGGGCCATCCACGAAGAATTTTTTGGAGATGAAAGAGAATGA